TCGACCGTGCCCTCACCATTGGTCACGGTGATGACGCTTCCGGGAGAGGACACCGAGACCGTCTGCGAAGGGCCGTGCCACCCGATCTTCGCCAATAGCGCCTCGCCGATGAAGCGGAGGGGCACCATCGTCCGGCCGCCGACCACCTGCGGTGGGACGTCGAGGGTGGCGGACTCGCCATTCACGTAAGCGGTGGTCGAGTTCAAGGTCACTTTGACGACCCGGTTGTCGAGGGTGATGATGGCGCTCTTGGTCTGGTCATCCCAGCCCACGGTGGCGCCCAAAGCCTCGGACACCTTCCTGACCGGGATCATCGTTCGCCCCGCGATCACCTGCGGCGGAGTGTCGAAGGACACGGCGACGCCGTCGCACAGGACGCGGATTCCAGATGACGCGGCCGCCTGGGCCGGGAGGGCGGCAATGATCAGGGCTCCCAGGACCCAGGGGACCA
This genomic window from Bacillota bacterium contains:
- a CDS encoding copper amine oxidase N-terminal domain-containing protein, which gives rise to MRSLRRWLVPWVLGALIIAALPAQAAASSGIRVLCDGVAVSFDTPPQVIAGRTMIPVRKVSEALGATVGWDDQTKSAIITLDNRVVKVTLNSTTAYVNGESATLDVPPQVVGGRTMVPLRFIGEALLAKIGWHGPSQTVSVSSPGSVITVTNGEGTVEILKLGSQAWEWKSVGDLAKGTWSPANGSAPVPRARLS